Genomic DNA from Pedosphaera parvula Ellin514:
TGGAACCTGGCATTCACAGGCTGAAACCAAGGTCGATTTCGCCAAGGACATCCAGCCCATTCTTCAACAGAACTGCGTCAAATGCCACGGCCCGGAAAAACAGAAAGGCGACCTGCGTCTCGATTCCAAGGCCGATGCGATGAAAGGCGGCAAGGATGGCGTGGTGATTGTTGCCGGGCAGGCGGACAAAAGCGATTTGTATAA
This window encodes:
- a CDS encoding c-type cytochrome domain-containing protein encodes the protein MKKSLFIVAVMTCFGTWHSQAETKVDFAKDIQPILQQNCVKCHGPEKQKGDLRLDSKADAMKGGKDGVVIVAGQADKSDLY